A single region of the Brassica rapa cultivar Chiifu-401-42 chromosome A03, CAAS_Brap_v3.01, whole genome shotgun sequence genome encodes:
- the LOC103857253 gene encoding uncharacterized protein LOC103857253: MATMYVPPATLYAGKPTPVTSNLQRSSFLPYYSLRILGDKKKKSLSKSSSPSSAPRFSMRVSSKQAYICRDCGYIYNDRTPFDKLPDNYFCPVCAAPKRRFRPYMPDVSKNVNDKDVRKARKAELQRDEAVGKALPIAIAVGVLALAALYFYVNSTA, encoded by the exons ATGGCGACGATGTACGTTCCTCCGGCGACGCTTTACGCCGGCAAACCGACTCCAGTGACTTCAAACCTCCAGAGATCGTCTTTCTTGCCGTATTACTCGTTGAGGATACTCGgcgacaagaagaagaagtctcTTTCGAAATCTTCGTCACCATCCTCTGCTCCAAGATTCTCCATGCGTGTCTCCTCCAAGCAAGCCTATATCTGCCGTGATTGCGG GTATATATACAATGACAGAACTCCATTCGATAAGTTGCCTGATAATTACTTCTGTCCAG TGTGTGCTGCTCCTAAACGGCGGTTCAGACCGTACATGCCTGATGTGAGCAAGAACGTCAACGACAAGGATGTGAGAAAGGCTAGAAAAGCTGAGCTCCAACGTGACGAAGCCGTTGG GAAGGCTTTGCCTATAGCAATTGCTGTTGGGGTTCTAGCTTTAGCAGCTCTTTACTTCTATGTCAACAGTACCGCATGA
- the LOC103857256 gene encoding uncharacterized protein LOC103857256 has translation MSELRKPISKRQEEEEDNNVGSREEQEQALVALVEHRSAETERLKHHISNYQAKLIEAERSLRDSKAKLANLRGHDDGVSVPSVSSAKKENPLKTLRNVNDDESTKNFTPSRKDYPSPSPSKILKPSVPTSNSSSISKSKTNTPVAVKQKPETSSRDSISNSKSKTVVVKQTSSRDSPNLKASRDRDRGTKRKFEQKEHKEVIRFIARNSSPTTIKCNSSNQISSQHKRKLRSLILCPVNEQLFATSSLDGMVSLWQLQPGRLAASLLSTTDCLSQKQRRWGEDMAWHPSGHTLFSVYTADDGDSQISILNLNKTRGVTFLENKPHVKGIINNIKFMPWENTCFATGGSDHAVVLWNESDDDEENKWKSKTLHRNLHSAAVMGVDGMRNKNVVLSVGADKRIYGFDVQVGRADYKHQIEYKCMSVLSNPCDFNLFMVQSGEPEKQLRLFDIRLRRTELHSFGWKQDSSESQSALINQSWSPDGLYITSGSADPVIHVFDIRYNARKPTQSIKAHQKRVFKAEWHYSQPLLISISSDLNIGLHKIS, from the exons ATGAGCGAGCTTCGGAAACCCATATCGAaaagacaagaagaagaagaagataataatGTCGGTAGCAGAGAAGAGCAGGAACAAGCCCTTGTCGCTTTAGTAGAGCACCGTTCAGCTGAGACAGAGCGTCTCAAGCATCACATATCTAACTACCAAGCCAAG CTTATTGAAGCAGAAAGAAGCTTGAGAGATTCAAAAGCTAAGCTAGCTAACCTTCGTGGTCATGATGATGGAGTTTCAGTTCCATCTGTTAGTAGTGCAAAGAAAGAGAACCCATTAAAGACTTTGAGAAATGTTAATGATGATGAATCTACAAAAAACTTTACTCCTTCTAGGAAAGACTATCCATCTCCATCACCTAGCAAGATTCTTAAACCCTCTGTTCCTACAAGTAATAGTAGTAGTATCTCCAAGTCCAAGACCAACACTCCTGTTGCTGTGAAGCAAAAGCCTGAAACATCTTCTCGTGACAGTATCTCCAACTCCAAGTCCAAAACTGTTGTTGTGAAACAAACATCTTCTCGTGACAGTCCTAATCTTAAAGCTAGCAGAGATCGGGATAGAGGGACGAAAAGGAAGTTCG AGCAAAAGGAGCATAAAGAGGTGATTCGGTTTATAGCTAGAAACTCTTCACCAACTACAATCAAGTGTAATTCTAGCAACCAAATCTCCAGTCAGCACAAGAGGAAgttaagaagcttgattctCTGCCCTGTAAATGAGCAGCTGTTTGCAACAAG TTCGCTGGATGGCATGGTCAGTTTATGGCAACTGCAACCTGGAAG ATTGGCTGCATCATTGCTTAGTACAACAGACTGTTTATCTCAAAAACAAAGAAGATGGGGAGAAGATATGGCCTGGCACCCATCCGGGCACACCCTTTTCTCTGTATACACTGCAGACGATGGTGATTCTCAGATATCCATCCTAAATTTGAACAAGACCCGCGGG GTAACTTTCCTGGAGAATAAACCACACGTGAAAGGGATAATCAACAACATAAAGTTCATGCCGTGGGAAAACACATGCTTTGCAACGGGAGGGAGTGATCACGCCGTTGTTCTATGGAACgagagtgatgatgatgaagaaaacAAATGGAAGTCGAAAACTCTACACAGGAATCTGCATTCAGCTGCTGTAATGGGAGTTGATGGGATGAGGAACAAGAACGTCGTTTTGTCGGTTGGAGCAGACAAGAGGATATACGGGTTTGATGTTCAAGTTGGTAGAGCAGACTACAAGCATCAGATAGAGTATAAATGCATGAGCGTCCTCTCCAACCCTTGTGACTTCAATCTGTTTATGGTTCAATCcgg GGAACCGGAGAAACAGCTTAGATTGTTTGATATCAGATTAAGGAGAACGGAGCTTCATTCGTTTGGTTGGAAGCAAGACAGTAGTGAATCACAGTCAGCTTTGATAAACCAGTCTTGGTCTCCTGATGGTTTATACATCACCTCTGGTTCAGCTGACCCGGTTATCCATGTTTTTGACATCAG GTACAATGCTCGTAAACCGACGCAGTCAATAAAAGCTCATCAGAAGAGAGTGTTTAAAGCGGAATGGCATTACTCTCAGCCACTTCTTATCTCCATATCTTCTGATCTCAACATTGGTCTGCACAAGATCTCTTGA
- the LOC103857678 gene encoding protein MHF1 homolog, whose translation MDVSDVQEDLMVEEDSMDDLIRDRFRLSAISIAESEAKKSGMEIAGPVVACVADLAFKYAENVAKDLELFAHHAGRKVVNMDDVVLSAHRNDNLAASLRSLCNELKAKEPQSERKRKKVSTKKDDKASSSNAPVRTTDL comes from the exons ATGGACGTAAGCGATGTCCAGGAAGACCTAATGGTTGAAGAAGACTCCATGGACGATCTCATCAGAGACCGATTCAGACTCTCCGCTATCTCTATCGCCGAATCCGAGG CAAAGAAAAGTGGGATGGAGATAGCAGGACCTGTTGTAGCATGCGTGGCTGATCTAGCCTTCAAATATGCAG AGAATGTTGCAAAGGACCTTGAACTCTTTGCTCATCATGCTGGACGCAAAGTTGTCAATATGGACGATGTTGTTCTCTCCG CGCACAGAAACGATAACTTAGCTGCGTCTTTGAGGTCATTGTGCAATGAGCTAAAGGCAAAGGAGCCACAATCTGAGAGGAAACGCAAGAAAGTGTCTACCAAGAAAGATGACAAAGCCAGTAGTAGCAATGCTCCTGTTCGCACCACCGATCTCTAA
- the LOC103857258 gene encoding chaperone protein ClpC1, chloroplastic gives MAMATRVMSQYTPLSLACSQRNAPSRGSGTSKRSVKMMCTQLQVSGSRMQGFLGLRGNNVLDTLGRSRQSFGGKVRQAMNVPKGKGSRGVVKAMFERFTEKAIKVIMLAQEEARRLGHNFVGTEQILLGLIGEGTGIAAKVLKSMGINLKDARVEVEKIIGRGSGFVAVEIPFTPRAKRVLELSLEEARQLGHNYIGSEHLLLGLLREGEGVAARVLENLGADPSNIRTQVIRMVGENNEVTANVGGGSGSNKMPTLEEYGTNLTKLAEEGKLDPVVGRQPQIERVVQILGRRTKNNPCLIGEPGVGKTAIAEGLAQRIASGDVPETIEGKKVITLDMGLLVAGTKYRGEFEERLKKLMEEIKQSDEIILFIDEVHTLIGAGAAEGAIDAANILKPALARGELQCIGATTLDEYRKHIEKDPALERRFQPVKVPEPTVDETIQILKGLRERYEIHHKLRYTDESLVAAAQLSYQYISDRFLPDKAIDLIDEAGSRVRLRHAQVPEEARELEKELRQITKEKNEAVRGQDFEKAGTLRDREIELRAEVSAIQAKGKEMSKAESETGEEGPMVTESDIQHIVSSWTGIPVEKVSTDESDRLLKMEETLHKRVIGQDEAVKAISRAIRRARVGLKNPNRPIASFIFSGPTGVGKSELAKALAAYYFGSEEAMIRLDMSEFMERHTVSKLIGSPPGYVGYTEGGQLTEAVRRRPYTVVLFDEIEKAHPDVFNMMLQILEDGRLTDSKGRTVDFKNTLLIMTSNVGSSVIEKGGRRIGFDLDYDEKDSSYNRIKSLVTEELKQYFRPEFLNRLDEMIVFRQLTKLEVKEIADILLQEVFERLKKKEIELQVTERFRERVVDEGYNPSYGARPLRRAIMRLLEDSMAEKMLAREIKEGDSVIVDVDSEGKVTVLNGGSGTPTTSLEEQEDSLPVA, from the exons ATGGCTATGGCCACAAGGGTGATGTCTCAATATACTCCACTGTCTTTAGCCTGTTCACAGAGGAATGCTCCCTCTCGTGGATCTGGCACCTCAAAAAGATCGGTGAAAATGATGTGCACTCAGCTACAAGTGTCTGGCTCAAGAATGCAAGGCTTTCTGGGATTGCGTGGGAACAATGTCTTAGACACTCTAGGGAGATCCCGTCAGAGTTTCGGTGGTAAGGTGCGGCAGGCAATGAATGTGCCCAAGGGGAAAGGTAGCCGGGGTGTGGTCAAAGCCATGTTTGAGAGGTTTACTGAGAAAGCTATCAAGGTTATTATGCTTGCTCAGGAGGAAGCTAGGAGGCTAGGCCACAATTTTGTGGGAACCGAACAGATTCTTCTGGGTCTTATTGGTGAGGGTACTGGAATTGCTGCTAAGGTTTTGAAGTCCATGGGGATTAACCTAAAGGATGCACGTGTGGAGGTTGAGAAGATTATTGGAAGGGGCAGTGGGTTTGTTGCTGTTGAGATCCCGTTTACTCCTCGTGCTAAGCGTGTTCTTGAACTCTCACTGGAAGAAGCTCGCCAACTCG GTCACAATTACATCGGTTCCGAGCACCTTCTTCTTGGGTTGCTTCGTGAAGGTGAAGGTGTTGCTGCCCGAGTCCTTGAGAATTTAGGAGCAGATCCTAGTAATATTCGCACTCAG GTGATACGCATGGTGGGTGAGAACAATGAGGTCACTGCTAATGTTGGTGGAGGAAGCGGCAGCAATAAGATGCCAACTCTTGAAGAGTACGGGACAAACTTGACAAAACTGGCTGAGGAG GGTAAATTGGACCCAGTTGTTGGTAGGCAGCCGCAAATAGAACGTGTCGTGCAGATTCTTGGCAGGAGGACCAAGAACAACCCATGTCTTATTGGAGAACCTGGTGTTGGTAAGACAGCTATTGCCGAAGGACTAGCGCAGCGTATTGCCAGTGGAGATGTTCCTGAAACTATTGAAGGGAAGAAG GTTATAACACTTGACATGGGTCTTCTGGTTGCTGGAACGAAATATCGTGGAGAGTTTGAAGAGAGATTGAAAAAGCTTATGGAGGAAATTAAACAGAGCGACGAGATCATCTTGTTTATCGATGAAGTGCACACTTTGATTGGAGCAGGAGCAGCAGAAGGTGCAATTGACGCAGCTAACATTTTAAAACCCGCTCTCGCTAGAGGTGAATTGCAG TGCATTGGAGCGACAACATTAGACGAATACAGGAAGCACATTGAGAAAGACCCTGCATTGGAAAGAAGATTCCAGCCAGTGAAAGTACCTGAGCCTACTGTGGATGAAACGATTCAGATCCTAAAGGGTCTGCGAGAGCGATATGAAATTCATCATAAGCTTCGTTACACTGACGAGTCTTTAGTAGCAGCTGCACAGTTGTCATACCAGTATATCAG TGATCGTTTCCTACCTGACAAGGCAATTGACTTGATCGATGAAGCTGGTTCTCGGGTTCGACTTCGTCATGCACAG GTCCCTGAGGAGGCTAGGGAACTTGAGAAGGAGCTTAGGCAGATAACAAAGGAGAAGAATGAAGCTGTCCGTGGCCAGGACTTTGAGAAG GCTGGGACTCTACGGGATAGAGAAATTGAACTCAGAGCTGAGGTATCTGCTATCCAAGCGAAAGGCAAGGAAATGAGCAAAGCAGAGAGTGAGACTGGTGAGGAAGGTCCTATGGTGACAGAGTCAGACATCCAGCACATTGTGTCTTCATGGACTGGTATCCCTGTAGAGAAGGTATCAACCGATGAGTCTGATCGCCTCCTCAAGATGGAAGAAACCCTTCACAAACGTGTCATAGGCCAAGATGAAGCTGTCAAAGCCATAAGCCGAGCCATTCGCCGTGCACGTGTTGGACTCAAGAACCCTAACCGTCCAATAGCCAGTTTCATATTCTCTGGTCCTACCGGTGTCGGGAAATCAGAGCTTGCCAAAGCTTTGGCAGCTTACTACTTTGGATCTGAAGAAGCCATGATTCGTCTAGATATGAGTGAGTTCATGGAAAGGCACACAGTCTCGAAACTCATAGGTTCGCCTCCTGGATACGTCGGTTACACTGAAGGAGGTCAGCTAACGGAAGCAGTCAGACGCCGCCCTTACACAGTCGTTCTATTCGACGAGATAGAGAAAGCCCACCCAGATGTTTTCAACATGATGCTTCAGATCCTCGAAGATGGTAGACTAACAGACAGCAAAGGAAGAACAGTGGACTTCAAAAACACGCTTCTCATCATGACATCAAACGTCGGAAGCAGTGTGATTGAGAAAGGAGGAAGACGTATTGGTTTCGACTTGGACTACGACGAGAAAGACAGCAGCTACAACAGAATCAAGAGCCTTGTGACCGAGGAGCTGAAACAGTACTTCAGACCGGAGTTCCTCAACAGGCTTGACGAGATGATTGTGTTCAGACAGCTAACGAAGCTGGAAGTGAAAGAAATCGCAGACATTCTGTTGCAGGAAGTGTTCGAGAGgctgaagaagaaggagattgAGCTTCAGGTGACCGAGAGGTTCAGAGAGAGAGTAGTGGACGAAGGTTATAACCCGAGCTATGGAGCGAGACCGTTGAGGAGAGCCATCATGAGACTTTTGGAGGATAGCATGGCGGAGAAGATGCTAGCGAGAGAGATCAAGGAAGGAGACTCAGTGATTGTGGACGTTGACTCTGAAGGCAAAGTGACAGTGCTAAATGGTGGAAGTGGCACTCCAACAACATCCTTGGAGGAGCAGGAAGATTCTCTCCCCGTTGCTTGA
- the LOC103857257 gene encoding uncharacterized protein LOC103857257, protein MLSNSVSISMSDDDSNETNRIRPSRTRRKRKKPGHRTTFGELPRYFLRLLLRYWILLVLLLALGLLLFESTRIGTKSANSDHSQLKKHNPDSSGNKKNEGNLNRLDPTTKVIGGVRQRCLKLLPPEELEHLDILERIDSTSPVKKLVYLTGTDSSSSPVRGNGTRFNLFTGNQSFAERETSFQVSETVSVHCGFFNENGGFRIEDEDKKFMRSCQVVVSTCAFGGGDNLYQPIGMSNASTQKVCYVAFWDDVTLATQEAEGHKIGENGYIGKWRVVVVKDLPFMDQRLNGKIPKMLSHRLFPEAKYSIWVDSKSQFRRDPLGVLDALLWRTNSVLAISEHGARGSVYDEAKAVVRKHKATPEEVQVQINQYRRDKLPEDKRFNGKKALSEASVIVREHTPLTNLFMCLWFNEVVRYTSRDQLSFPYVFWRLRVLKNVNMFPVCTRKDLVNSMGHVRKAKPLEFSL, encoded by the exons ATGTTAAGCAACAGCGTATCAATCTCAATGTCGGACGACGACTCCAACGAAACAAACCGGATCCGCCCAAGTCGAACCCGTAGAAAGCGGAAGAAACCGGGTCACCGAACCACCTTCGGAGAGCTTCCACGCTACTTCCTCAGGCTTCTCCTTAGATACTGGATCCTCTTGGTTCTCCTCCTAGCCCTCGGTTTGCTACTCTTCGAATCAACCAGGATCGGAACCAAATCTGCAAATTCAGACCACAGCCAGCTGAAAAAACACAATCCAGATTCGAGCGGAAACAAGAAAAACGAAGGAAACTTGAATCGATTGGATCCCACCACGAAAGTTATCGGTGGTGTTAGGCAAC GTTGTTTAAAGCTTCTACCTCCTGAAGAGCTAGAGCATCTTGATATCTTAGAGCGTATAGACTCAACCTCTCCGGTTAAGAAACTTGTGTACCTAACCGGTACAGATTCATCAAGCTCTCCGGTTCGTGGGAATGGGACgcgttttaatttatttactggGAACCAGAGTTTTGCTGAGAGAGAGACTAGTTTTCAG GTGAGTGAGACAGTTTCAGTGCATTGTGGGTTTTTCAATGAGAATGGTGGGTTTAGAATTGAGGATGAGGATAAGAAGTTTATGCGAAGTTGTCAAGTTGTGGTATCCACGTGTGCCTTTGGTGGTGGAGATAACCTTTACCAACCTATTGGAATGTCTAACGCATCAACTCAAAAG GTATGCTACGTTGCGTTTTGGGATGATGTTACACTCGCAACACAGGAAGCAGAGGGTCATAAGATTGGCGAGAATGGTTACATTGGTAAATGGCGAGTTGTGGTCGTAAAGGATCTGCCTTTTATGGACCAAAGGCTCAATGGAAAAATCCCAAAG ATGTTGTCTCATCGCCTTTTCCCGGAGGCTAAGTACTCGATTTGGGTAGACTCCAAGTCCCAGTTTAGAAGGGATCCACTGGGCGTGTTAGATGCTCTTCTTTGGAGAACAAACTCGGTGCTCGCCATTTCAGAGCATGGAGCTCGAGGTAGTGTATATGACGAGGCGAAAGCTGTCGTCAGGAAACACAAAGCTACACCCGAAGAAGTCCAAGTGCAGATCAATCAGTACCGGCGTGACAAGTTACCAGAAGATAAAAGATTCAACGggaaaaaag CTTTGTCTGAAGCCTCTGTGATTGTGAGGGAACACACACCACTGACGAACCTTTTCATGTGCCTCTGGTTCAATGAAGTGGTACGCTACACGTCGCGTGATCAGTTGAGTTTCCCGTACGTGTTTTGGCGATTGAGAGTTCTGAAGAACGTCAATATGTTCCCTGTGTGTACACGTAAAGATCTCGTCAACAGCATGGGTCATGTACGCAAGGCAAAACCGTTAGAGTTTAGTCTATAA